Proteins co-encoded in one Bremerella sp. TYQ1 genomic window:
- a CDS encoding type II secretion system F family protein, whose amino-acid sequence MQTFAYQAKDKLGNLHDSSIDADSVEEARAVLASDGLQLISIEEEGGFGFSLSGSRITKADIIYMTSQLSVMIETGINLSTALDGIASQEKNEALKKRILDLKREVEGGEDFSSVLSRYPKYFDQTYIALIRASEQTGMMGEMLEKIALYLRKEAETKGKIRAALAYPAVMILLACSVTIFLLTFVLPKFEPLFNRKGVKLPGPTIFMMTASDFLLNYWMYWVPALIAVGIAFFLFRRSETGRRTIDTVKLNIPIIGPMIRKVTIARSLNTLGTLVRSDVPMLQSLELTSQVCNNAKYSQMWMNVIDSVTSGSQIHECLRKSNLVPATIIQMIAAGEETGRLDDVLEKVSSHYEHDVDLSIKTTTSLIEPIMIAVMGIVVGGIALALLMPIFSLSRNV is encoded by the coding sequence ATGCAAACGTTCGCCTATCAAGCCAAAGACAAGCTCGGAAATCTTCACGATAGCTCTATCGATGCCGATAGCGTCGAAGAAGCACGCGCGGTGTTGGCCAGCGATGGTTTGCAGCTAATTTCGATCGAAGAGGAAGGGGGCTTTGGCTTCTCGCTCAGTGGTAGCCGAATTACCAAAGCCGACATCATCTATATGACCAGTCAGCTGTCGGTGATGATCGAAACCGGCATCAACCTTTCAACGGCATTGGACGGCATTGCTTCGCAGGAAAAGAATGAAGCATTAAAGAAGCGGATTCTCGACCTCAAGCGTGAAGTGGAAGGTGGCGAAGATTTTTCGTCGGTGCTTTCGCGCTATCCGAAGTACTTCGACCAAACCTATATCGCATTGATTCGTGCCAGTGAACAAACCGGTATGATGGGCGAGATGCTCGAAAAGATTGCCCTGTATCTTCGCAAAGAAGCAGAGACCAAAGGTAAGATCCGTGCGGCGCTCGCCTATCCCGCGGTGATGATCTTACTGGCGTGTAGCGTGACGATCTTTCTGTTGACGTTTGTGCTGCCAAAGTTTGAACCGCTCTTCAACCGGAAGGGAGTCAAACTGCCTGGCCCTACGATCTTCATGATGACCGCCTCCGACTTTCTGCTGAACTACTGGATGTATTGGGTGCCGGCATTAATTGCGGTCGGCATCGCGTTCTTCCTTTTCCGCCGTAGCGAAACAGGGCGAAGAACCATTGATACGGTCAAGCTGAACATCCCGATCATCGGCCCTATGATTCGCAAGGTGACCATCGCACGAAGTCTTAACACACTGGGAACATTGGTCCGTAGCGACGTGCCGATGTTGCAATCTTTAGAGCTCACTTCCCAAGTCTGCAACAACGCGAAGTACTCGCAGATGTGGATGAACGTGATCGATTCGGTTACCTCCGGCAGTCAAATTCACGAATGTCTGCGAAAGAGCAATCTTGTCCCAGCGACGATCATTCAAATGATTGCTGCCGGGGAAGAGACCGGGCGACTGGACGATGTGCTGGAAAAAGTGAGTAGCCACTACGAACACGACGTCGATCTTTCCATCAAGACGACGACCAGCTTGATCGAACCAATCATGATTGCAGTGATGGGGATTGTCGTCGGTGGGATTGCCCTCGCTCTGCTGATGCCGATCTTCTCGCTCAGCCGCAACGTGTAA